The proteins below are encoded in one region of Clostridium fermenticellae:
- a CDS encoding TDT family transporter, with the protein MNQILKKCPVPIAGLILGLAAAGNLIQSYGQIYHNLFGLISAVLFIIMLVKIIKYPKGVAKSLDNPVVASVFPAFSMAIMLLAAYLKPYMASAAFIMWIIGLVLHIALIIWFTKKFAFNFKIKQVFPSWFIVYVGIVAASVSGTAFKMTGIGQIAFWFGFAAYLILLPIVVYRVVKVKQIPEQALPTFCIFAAPAGLLLAGYMNSFAVKSTALIYFLTVLSLVMYIVVIIKLFGLLKLKFYPSYSAFTFPLVISAIGVKLVNRFLVKSGQNILALKYLVKFQEVIGIVITLYVLVRYIQFLLSKDNAAINVEKDKSAAR; encoded by the coding sequence ATGAATCAAATTTTAAAAAAATGTCCGGTGCCTATAGCAGGACTTATACTGGGACTGGCAGCAGCAGGAAATCTTATACAATCTTATGGGCAGATATACCACAATTTATTTGGGTTAATATCAGCAGTATTATTTATTATAATGCTTGTAAAGATTATAAAGTACCCTAAGGGTGTAGCAAAAAGTTTGGACAACCCGGTGGTAGCAAGCGTATTCCCTGCATTTTCTATGGCAATTATGTTATTGGCGGCTTATTTAAAACCGTATATGGCATCAGCAGCCTTTATAATGTGGATTATAGGACTTGTTCTACATATTGCACTAATTATATGGTTTACTAAGAAATTTGCATTTAATTTTAAAATCAAGCAGGTATTCCCGTCCTGGTTTATTGTCTATGTTGGTATAGTCGCTGCAAGTGTATCAGGGACTGCTTTTAAAATGACAGGTATCGGACAGATAGCTTTTTGGTTTGGTTTTGCTGCATATTTAATACTTCTGCCTATAGTTGTTTATAGGGTTGTAAAGGTTAAGCAGATACCAGAACAGGCATTACCTACATTTTGCATATTTGCGGCACCTGCAGGTTTACTTCTGGCAGGGTATATGAATTCATTTGCAGTAAAAAGTACAGCATTGATTTATTTCTTAACGGTATTATCACTTGTTATGTACATAGTGGTTATTATTAAATTATTTGGACTTTTAAAATTAAAATTTTATCCAAGCTATTCGGCATTTACATTTCCACTTGTAATAAGTGCAATTGGAGTAAAGCTTGTAAATAGATTTTTGGTTAAATCCGGGCAGAATATTTTGGCTTTAAAATACCTTGTGAAATTTCAGGAGGTAATAGGAATAGTAATAACATTATATGTTTTAGTCAGATATATTCAATTTCTTTTATCTAAAGATAATGCTGCCATAAATGTAGAAAAAGATAAATCTGCTGCAAGATAA
- a CDS encoding O-antigen ligase family protein, whose product MQDDLYKEFYGEEYDDKKWYSVIPIALLVFLIPIIVYGKQVNLTGNYYRFWNGASQSLDFFSYYKSMWIVILTVLLSVVFLVSVLRKSIKIQKMSIYIPIGVYSLFVILSTIFSKYKDIAVFGFVERYEGMIVLLCYMAILFITINMVNHKSAVKAVLIALIASAVVIGLIGIFQYFGHDIFKSVSGKKLILPASLQSMAGKLKFQFGDKIIYSTLYHYDYVGSYMAMLFPLTFTMLLLVKNKIYKLCLIPVTILMFLNLLLCHSRAGVLGGIISLIVLAIILRKHLIKNYKITAAALVVVIAGGIGFNIYSKGLLSDRIGSLFKDAGQLMSSSKKAKTPYLKDVTQNNNELNLAFSDNTLKVISNKGKLTFKDASDNTIKSSLNSKNGQEVLNDKRYKDFNIVVTDYSDTSSNKYGIQINRNNLKMPFLSYNDHFTFTDEKGDSVEIKDVPKLGFEGKEQLGSARGYIWSRSLPLLKHTILFGYGPDTFAAEFPQNDYIGKLTAYGTSTMLVDKAHDLYLAMGLNTGIVSLIAFIAIIVMYFKSSIKLYFTNDYEEFFSIVGLSVFIAVIGYLGAAFFNDSIVSVAPVFWTLLGLGIAVNAVLKNDKAKAEEQL is encoded by the coding sequence ATGCAGGACGATTTATATAAGGAATTTTACGGAGAAGAATACGATGATAAAAAGTGGTACTCTGTAATTCCAATAGCACTTTTAGTATTTTTAATACCGATTATAGTATACGGAAAACAGGTCAATCTAACTGGAAACTATTATAGGTTTTGGAATGGAGCGTCTCAGAGTTTAGACTTTTTTTCATACTATAAGTCTATGTGGATTGTAATTTTAACAGTTCTGTTGTCTGTTGTATTTTTAGTAAGTGTATTAAGAAAGTCAATTAAAATACAAAAGATGAGTATATACATTCCTATAGGAGTTTATTCACTTTTTGTTATTTTGTCTACTATTTTTTCAAAGTACAAGGATATAGCTGTATTTGGATTTGTTGAAAGATATGAGGGAATGATAGTTCTTTTATGTTATATGGCTATATTATTTATTACAATAAATATGGTTAACCACAAGTCTGCAGTAAAAGCAGTTTTAATAGCTCTTATAGCATCTGCTGTAGTAATAGGACTTATTGGTATTTTTCAGTATTTTGGACATGATATATTTAAGAGCGTAAGTGGTAAAAAACTGATTTTACCGGCAAGCCTTCAAAGTATGGCAGGCAAACTTAAATTTCAGTTTGGAGACAAGATAATATATTCGACGCTTTACCATTATGACTATGTTGGAAGTTATATGGCAATGCTTTTTCCACTCACATTTACAATGCTTCTGCTTGTAAAAAACAAGATATATAAATTATGTCTTATCCCTGTAACGATACTTATGTTTTTGAATTTACTTTTATGCCATTCACGTGCAGGTGTTTTAGGAGGAATTATTTCTTTAATAGTACTTGCCATAATTTTAAGGAAACATTTAATTAAAAATTATAAAATAACAGCAGCCGCATTAGTTGTAGTCATAGCAGGCGGTATTGGATTTAACATATATTCAAAGGGACTTTTAAGCGACAGAATAGGTTCGCTTTTTAAAGATGCAGGGCAGCTTATGAGTTCATCAAAAAAGGCAAAAACACCTTATCTTAAAGATGTAACGCAAAATAACAATGAACTTAATCTGGCATTTTCAGATAACACCTTAAAGGTTATAAGCAATAAAGGAAAGCTTACTTTTAAAGATGCATCAGATAATACAATAAAGTCTAGTTTGAACAGTAAAAATGGACAAGAAGTATTAAATGATAAGAGGTATAAGGATTTTAATATAGTTGTAACAGATTATTCGGATACATCTTCAAATAAATATGGCATACAAATAAACAGAAATAATTTAAAAATGCCATTTTTATCTTACAATGATCACTTTACATTTACAGATGAAAAGGGCGATTCAGTTGAAATAAAGGATGTACCTAAACTTGGGTTTGAAGGGAAGGAACAGCTGGGATCTGCAAGAGGATACATATGGTCGAGAAGTCTGCCTCTTTTGAAGCACACAATTTTATTTGGATATGGGCCGGATACATTTGCAGCAGAATTTCCACAGAATGATTACATAGGAAAATTAACTGCATATGGAACTTCAACAATGCTTGTAGATAAAGCCCATGATTTATATCTTGCAATGGGACTCAATACCGGAATTGTGAGCCTTATAGCTTTCATAGCAATAATTGTAATGTACTTTAAATCCAGCATAAAGCTTTATTTCACAAATGATTATGAAGAATTTTTCTCGATAGTTGGCCTTTCAGTATTTATTGCAGTTATAGGATATCTTGGGGCAGCATTTTTTAACGACAGCATAGTATCAGTTGCACCTGTATTCTGGACACTTTTAGGGTTAGGGATAGCTGTGAATGCTGTGTTAAAAAATGATAAAGCTAAAGCAGAAGAGCAGCTTTAA
- a CDS encoding nucleotidyltransferase family protein yields MQAVILVGGLGTRLKGIVNDKPKPMALANNRPFLEYLINKLKNSGITDIVLAAGYMAEYIKDYFEDGKDFGVSIGYSIESKQLGTGGALKNAERLLHSEDILILNGDTYFNINFNDMYAFHKRNKSYFTMALRRVDDVSRYGTVECNYKNVVTKFIEKDDYLHSNYINGGIYIINKKILKYIAADRKVSLENQVIPKVMKYEYIYGFKSKDYFIDIGIPEDYFKFCEDMKRGMIK; encoded by the coding sequence ATGCAGGCAGTAATCCTGGTGGGTGGACTTGGCACTAGATTAAAAGGGATAGTGAATGATAAACCTAAACCAATGGCACTTGCGAATAATAGGCCATTTTTGGAGTATCTTATCAATAAATTAAAGAACAGTGGAATAACAGATATTGTTTTGGCTGCAGGATATATGGCAGAGTATATAAAAGATTATTTTGAAGATGGAAAAGATTTTGGTGTTAGTATAGGTTACTCTATTGAAAGTAAACAGTTGGGCACAGGCGGTGCATTAAAGAATGCGGAAAGACTTTTGCATAGTGAGGATATTCTTATTTTAAATGGCGATACATATTTTAATATAAATTTTAATGATATGTATGCTTTTCATAAAAGAAATAAGAGTTATTTTACTATGGCATTAAGGAGAGTTGATGATGTATCTAGGTATGGTACTGTTGAGTGTAATTATAAAAATGTAGTAACTAAGTTTATTGAAAAGGATGATTATTTGCATTCCAATTATATAAATGGCGGTATCTATATAATAAACAAAAAAATTTTAAAGTATATAGCTGCTGATAGGAAAGTATCCTTAGAAAATCAAGTTATTCCTAAAGTAATGAAATATGAATATATATACGGATTTAAAAGTAAAGATTATTTTATAGATATAGGTATTCCGGAAGACTACTTTAAATTTTGTGAGGATATGAAAAGAGGAATGATAAAATGA
- the gmhB gene encoding D-glycero-beta-D-manno-heptose 1,7-bisphosphate 7-phosphatase, with the protein MNKAVFLDRDGTINVEKNYLYKIKDFEFINGAPEAIKILNDNKYKVIVITNQAGVARGYYTENDIKILHSYIQSQLRKYNAHIDAFYYCPHHPTAGIGEYRIDCECRKPKNGLFKKAIKDFNIDVHESFALGDKVSDLKPALELGIKSILLKTGYGIREKNYIHNFDVLLKEDILDAVNYICEKTT; encoded by the coding sequence ATGAATAAAGCTGTTTTTTTAGACAGAGATGGAACTATAAATGTAGAAAAAAATTATCTTTATAAGATTAAAGATTTTGAGTTTATAAATGGTGCACCTGAAGCAATAAAGATATTAAATGACAATAAATATAAAGTTATAGTAATAACAAATCAGGCAGGTGTAGCAAGAGGATACTATACAGAAAATGATATAAAAATATTGCACAGCTATATTCAGTCACAATTAAGAAAATATAATGCACATATAGATGCCTTTTATTATTGCCCACATCATCCAACAGCTGGTATTGGTGAATATAGGATTGATTGTGAATGCAGAAAACCTAAAAATGGCCTATTTAAAAAGGCAATTAAGGACTTTAATATCGATGTCCATGAATCTTTTGCTTTAGGGGATAAAGTATCTGATTTGAAACCAGCGTTAGAATTGGGAATTAAGTCTATACTGTTGAAGACAGGTTATGGTATTAGAGAAAAAAATTATATTCATAATTTTGATGTCTTATTAAAGGAAGATATATTAGATGCAGTTAATTATATATGTGAGAAAACTACTTGA
- a CDS encoding glycosyltransferase family 4 protein, with product MKKILFFTTRSPIKPSSGREISLYYYIKYLHELYNYEIVVFTFGREKKCIVRPADFIHKLYTVKSPSNMDIFKNVIKKVIFGRYPLQVAIFYSLKIKYKLDEIIKKESPDILISDMVRTSEYFKDYKMTKIFDMDDMLSLRYKSQLESEGELINPFGAYFDKLPGVLKKILDKNYVKIFILKYEQMALQKYEVNISNKYDAVVLVSPKEVNYLNEKMDTKKAFVVSTGVDCKYFEDKIINRDENIITFLGVYSAPHNEDAVLYFYRDILPAIKKTNPNLKLRLVGGNVTKKVEKLKMDASIELVGRVEDVRDYIKSSKVFVAPLRFGSGIKTKILEAMAMEVPVVTTSVGAEGIGLENYENVIIQDDPNKFAKAVCELVADNGLYNRIAKNAKEFVMNNYDWNVQMKSWKNVFDFVEKDDNKCRQ from the coding sequence GTGAAAAAAATACTGTTTTTTACTACAAGATCTCCTATAAAACCTTCATCAGGTCGAGAAATTAGTCTTTATTATTATATAAAGTACTTGCATGAATTATATAATTATGAAATTGTGGTTTTTACATTTGGCAGAGAGAAAAAATGCATAGTTAGACCTGCTGATTTTATACATAAGTTATATACCGTGAAATCTCCGAGCAATATGGATATATTCAAAAATGTTATAAAGAAAGTTATTTTTGGTAGATATCCACTTCAAGTAGCTATATTTTATTCTCTAAAAATAAAATATAAATTAGATGAGATTATAAAAAAAGAAAGTCCTGATATTTTAATATCGGATATGGTTAGAACAAGTGAATATTTTAAGGATTATAAAATGACTAAAATTTTTGATATGGATGATATGTTGTCTTTGAGATATAAAAGTCAGCTTGAATCAGAAGGTGAGTTAATAAACCCTTTTGGGGCTTATTTTGATAAATTGCCGGGAGTATTAAAAAAGATCTTAGATAAAAATTATGTAAAGATATTTATACTAAAATATGAGCAGATGGCATTACAGAAATATGAAGTTAATATATCTAATAAATATGATGCAGTCGTATTAGTATCACCAAAGGAAGTTAATTATTTAAATGAAAAAATGGATACTAAAAAAGCATTTGTTGTTTCAACGGGAGTGGATTGCAAATATTTTGAAGATAAAATAATAAATAGGGATGAAAATATCATAACTTTCCTGGGAGTATATTCAGCACCACATAATGAAGATGCAGTATTATATTTTTATAGGGATATATTGCCAGCAATAAAGAAAACTAATCCTAATTTAAAATTGAGATTGGTAGGGGGCAATGTTACAAAAAAAGTGGAAAAACTTAAAATGGATGCTTCTATTGAATTAGTTGGAAGAGTGGAAGATGTGAGAGATTATATAAAATCAAGTAAAGTATTTGTAGCACCACTTAGATTTGGAAGTGGTATAAAAACTAAAATATTGGAGGCAATGGCTATGGAAGTACCTGTTGTTACAACTTCAGTGGGAGCAGAAGGTATTGGATTAGAAAATTATGAGAATGTAATAATTCAAGACGATCCTAATAAATTTGCCAAGGCTGTGTGTGAATTGGTAGCGGATAATGGTTTATATAATAGGATAGCTAAAAATGCAAAAGAATTTGTAATGAATAATTATGATTGGAATGTTCAAATGAAATCTTGGAAAAATGTATTTGATTTTGTAGAGAAGGATGATAATAAATGCAGGCAGTAA
- a CDS encoding C-GCAxxG-C-C family protein gives MTICTEKLTKEELLDKVQADAEELFRNGTFFCSESVVSTINDLLGEPFNQDVVKLAGGFPVGMGKSGCVCGAISGGQIALGMVYGRVKGQPMDDKMFEESKKLHDYIKNEYKSTCCRVITKEWTGDDFKSEGRKNHCIKITGKVARWVANELIEDNKIQVK, from the coding sequence ATGACAATTTGCACAGAAAAACTTACAAAAGAAGAACTTCTTGATAAAGTTCAGGCTGATGCAGAAGAGCTTTTCAGAAATGGTACATTCTTTTGCAGTGAATCAGTAGTAAGTACCATTAATGATCTATTAGGTGAACCATTTAATCAGGATGTTGTTAAACTGGCAGGTGGATTTCCTGTAGGCATGGGTAAATCCGGCTGCGTATGCGGTGCAATCTCCGGTGGTCAGATAGCTTTGGGTATGGTATACGGCAGAGTTAAGGGACAACCTATGGATGACAAAATGTTTGAAGAATCCAAGAAACTCCATGACTACATTAAAAATGAATATAAATCAACATGCTGCAGAGTAATAACAAAAGAATGGACCGGCGATGACTTTAAAAGTGAGGGCAGAAAAAATCACTGCATAAAAATAACAGGAAAAGTTGCACGATGGGTTGCAAATGAACTTATTGAAGATAATAAAATACAGGTAAAATAA
- a CDS encoding GHMP kinase — protein sequence MIIRSKAPLRISFGGGGTDVSPYCDDHIGVVLNSTINKYAYCSIVPNDTNEIVVNSLDFDMTVKYNCSENLVYNGKLDLVKAALKKMNITQGCEVYLQCDAPAGSGLGTSSTVVVALLSAMARWKGIILDQYALAHIAYEVERKDLGISGGYQDQFAATFGGFNFMEINGDDIVVNPLKIRKDIINELQYNVLLCYTGNIHISANIINDQVNNYENKDVEVISAMHEIKALAYAMKKELLRGNLNNFGMLLNYGWECKKKMSNKISNSQIDKLYKEALEAGALGGKLLGAGGGGYLLVYCPYNKKHMVAERLEELGGQLMDWNFDLRGVQNWVVDDKRWVYDEIAITTTEGNFKFDLSK from the coding sequence ATGATTATAAGATCAAAGGCACCTCTTAGAATAAGTTTTGGTGGTGGAGGAACTGATGTGTCACCTTATTGTGACGATCATATTGGAGTTGTTTTAAATAGTACAATAAATAAATATGCTTATTGTTCAATAGTTCCTAATGATACAAATGAAATAGTAGTAAATTCACTGGATTTTGATATGACTGTTAAATACAATTGTAGTGAAAATCTTGTTTATAATGGCAAACTTGACTTGGTTAAAGCTGCATTAAAAAAAATGAATATAACTCAAGGATGCGAAGTTTATCTTCAATGTGATGCTCCTGCCGGATCAGGACTTGGAACATCGTCAACAGTTGTAGTTGCACTTTTAAGTGCTATGGCAAGATGGAAGGGTATAATTCTGGATCAATATGCATTAGCACATATTGCTTATGAGGTTGAGAGGAAGGATTTAGGGATATCTGGAGGATATCAAGATCAATTTGCCGCAACTTTTGGAGGATTTAATTTTATGGAAATAAACGGTGATGATATAGTAGTGAATCCCCTTAAGATAAGAAAAGATATAATAAACGAATTGCAGTATAATGTACTTCTGTGTTATACAGGTAATATACATATTTCAGCAAACATAATTAATGATCAAGTCAATAATTATGAAAATAAAGATGTAGAGGTTATAAGTGCTATGCATGAGATAAAAGCATTGGCATATGCGATGAAAAAAGAACTACTTAGAGGAAACCTAAATAATTTTGGCATGCTTTTAAATTATGGTTGGGAATGTAAGAAGAAAATGAGTAATAAGATATCAAATTCTCAAATAGATAAATTATATAAAGAAGCATTAGAAGCTGGAGCATTAGGTGGAAAGCTTCTAGGAGCAGGTGGAGGAGGATATCTTCTTGTGTATTGTCCATACAATAAAAAACATATGGTAGCCGAGAGATTAGAGGAACTAGGTGGACAACTTATGGATTGGAATTTTGATTTAAGAGGAGTTCAAAATTGGGTCGTTGATGATAAAAGATGGGTTTATGATGAGATTGCAATAACTACAACTGAGGGAAATTTTAAATTTGATCTTTCAAAGTAG
- a CDS encoding polysaccharide biosynthesis tyrosine autokinase: MEEETLDLRDLWKIIRRRKWIIISITVVFLILGLIMGFMMQKPEEINSNGDVYESTASILITNFSDEKGKSVKGQVELNQQLTNIYGTIANSATVAGKTIKDMKLNIKTDEFTNDINVIADANSQVIKIYYSGDKNNNQQKVLTAYVKNFIEEADKVYPQGKLKVLDEPSETQEISQDDFTKLITPVQQSGQQTTTTSKTTPKAKSKKLILAVALFLGLMVGFGAAFVVEYLDNTVKKREEAERILNQSAIEIIPYDKLRSGEVYKEAFRSLRTNLKQKGKENVFVITSPSGKDGRTSICLDLAKSFAVIGHKVLIIDADGRNPKAGSEFNLKSDFGLSDILMDSKYKFDNISRFKIDEENIYTLCWGNQKDNPSDLLDNGRLKNILEDIKNQFDYIIIDTPAFTKYSDAQIIARVSDDISVLALITEGNTNVDDIKRFKEIIELSQIKLSGLIWRKEGI; the protein is encoded by the coding sequence ATGGAAGAAGAAACTTTGGATTTAAGAGACCTTTGGAAGATTATAAGAAGGCGAAAATGGATCATTATAAGTATAACAGTTGTATTTTTAATCTTAGGATTAATTATGGGATTTATGATGCAAAAACCAGAAGAAATAAATAGTAATGGTGATGTATATGAATCCACCGCGAGCATACTTATTACAAATTTTTCGGATGAAAAAGGTAAAAGTGTAAAAGGTCAGGTAGAGCTAAATCAGCAGTTAACAAATATATATGGAACTATTGCAAATTCGGCAACTGTAGCAGGGAAAACTATAAAAGATATGAAGCTGAACATAAAGACGGATGAATTTACTAATGATATAAATGTAATAGCAGATGCTAATTCGCAAGTGATTAAAATATACTATTCAGGAGATAAGAATAATAATCAGCAGAAGGTATTGACTGCCTATGTTAAAAACTTTATTGAAGAAGCGGATAAGGTATATCCACAGGGTAAACTCAAGGTATTGGATGAACCTTCCGAAACTCAGGAAATTTCACAAGATGATTTTACCAAGTTAATTACTCCTGTGCAGCAAAGTGGGCAGCAGACAACGACAACAAGCAAAACAACACCGAAGGCCAAAAGTAAAAAACTGATTTTAGCGGTAGCACTGTTTTTAGGACTTATGGTTGGATTCGGAGCAGCTTTTGTAGTTGAATATTTGGATAATACGGTTAAGAAAAGGGAAGAAGCAGAAAGAATACTGAATCAGTCAGCAATTGAAATTATTCCTTATGATAAATTAAGAAGTGGTGAAGTTTATAAGGAAGCTTTCAGAAGTTTAAGAACTAATCTTAAACAAAAGGGTAAGGAAAATGTATTTGTAATCACAAGCCCGTCAGGTAAAGATGGGAGGACTTCTATATGTTTGGATTTGGCAAAGTCATTTGCAGTTATAGGGCATAAAGTACTTATAATAGACGCAGATGGAAGAAATCCAAAAGCAGGTTCAGAATTTAACCTTAAAAGTGATTTTGGATTAAGTGATATATTAATGGATAGTAAATATAAATTTGACAACATCAGCAGATTTAAAATTGATGAGGAAAATATATATACACTGTGCTGGGGAAACCAAAAGGATAATCCATCAGATTTACTTGATAATGGCAGGCTTAAAAATATCTTGGAAGATATTAAGAATCAATTTGATTATATAATAATAGATACACCGGCATTTACAAAGTATTCTGATGCCCAGATTATTGCAAGGGTGTCAGATGATATTAGTGTTTTAGCTTTGATTACAGAAGGAAATACAAATGTAGATGACATAAAAAGATTTAAAGAAATTATTGAGTTATCACAGATAAAGTTAAGTGGATTGATTTGGAGGAAAGAGGGGATTTAG
- the gmhA gene encoding D-sedoheptulose 7-phosphate isomerase, which produces MNKLIKQQIMDSIGVKQEILADDKYIDLIQNISRVIINTYKNNGKVLICGNGGSAADSQHIAAEFVSKFKLDRKPISAIALTVNTSILTAVSNDYSYDNVFKRQVEAFGKKGDVLIGISTSGNSRNISLALEKATELGMISVALLGCDGGENKNFADLSIIVPSNDTPRIQESHIMIGHIVCDIVEKELFGKK; this is translated from the coding sequence ATGAATAAATTAATAAAGCAACAGATAATGGATAGCATAGGAGTTAAACAAGAAATTCTGGCTGATGATAAATATATAGACCTTATTCAAAATATATCAAGAGTTATAATAAATACATATAAAAATAATGGCAAGGTACTTATCTGTGGAAACGGTGGAAGCGCAGCAGATTCACAACATATAGCCGCAGAATTTGTAAGCAAGTTTAAGTTGGATAGAAAGCCGATTTCTGCAATAGCTTTAACAGTTAATACATCGATTTTGACTGCTGTATCAAATGATTATAGTTATGATAATGTATTTAAAAGACAAGTTGAAGCATTTGGGAAAAAAGGTGATGTACTTATTGGAATAAGTACAAGTGGAAATTCAAGAAATATATCATTAGCTCTAGAAAAAGCAACAGAATTAGGTATGATATCTGTAGCACTCCTTGGATGTGATGGAGGAGAAAACAAAAACTTTGCTGATTTATCTATAATAGTTCCATCCAACGATACTCCCAGAATACAGGAATCACATATAATGATAGGACACATAGTATGTGATATAGTTGAGAAGGAACTGTTTGGTAAAAAGTAA
- a CDS encoding TolC family protein, with protein sequence MINKKLAAALALTFVMSTGGACFAADASTSTGTSQSTTDVSNPSTVNLTLDDALNSIEKNNRSIGLLDQQIDLCNKQYDSAHSNSLGLQASNLNQATAGNQYAALKIQEDVVPQQAALAIEDAKHKRNNTLKTLKFTTEQQYMAVVNLKSQIENINETIANVNDQIKDTTLKIQQGLLTQDALNALEVQKSQLEASLNTPKSQMQQALLGIKQALNLDLNTNLVLAPAQRDFAKYDDSDISDKITKSVADNYDLYSLQKNIDFMAMEQDIYSKYYHNDNSNEVQAGLNVQNLKNQLDETKLNKTITLWNSYYDLKNKEDAVQTVQATVDADQASYNSTEAKLNQGIVTKLELDSAQLTLNKDKLNLEMAVNDYMVAVDTYEYNLSNE encoded by the coding sequence GTGATAAATAAGAAATTGGCAGCTGCACTTGCACTGACCTTTGTTATGAGTACAGGGGGGGCATGCTTTGCAGCTGATGCAAGTACAAGCACAGGAACATCGCAGAGTACTACAGATGTTTCAAATCCATCGACGGTCAATTTAACGTTAGATGATGCTTTAAACAGCATAGAGAAAAATAATAGAAGCATTGGACTATTGGATCAGCAGATAGATTTATGTAATAAACAGTATGACAGTGCACATTCAAACTCTTTGGGGCTTCAGGCTTCAAATTTAAATCAGGCAACTGCAGGAAATCAGTATGCGGCTTTAAAAATACAGGAAGACGTTGTTCCACAGCAGGCAGCACTCGCAATTGAGGATGCAAAACATAAGAGAAATAATACTTTAAAGACATTAAAGTTTACGACAGAACAGCAATATATGGCAGTTGTTAATCTTAAGTCTCAAATAGAAAATATAAATGAAACAATAGCTAATGTAAATGATCAGATAAAAGATACCACTTTAAAAATACAGCAGGGTTTGCTTACTCAGGATGCATTAAATGCACTTGAAGTTCAGAAAAGTCAGCTCGAGGCATCTTTAAATACGCCAAAATCTCAAATGCAGCAGGCACTTTTGGGTATAAAACAGGCATTAAATCTTGACTTAAACACAAATCTTGTACTTGCACCAGCTCAAAGAGACTTTGCAAAGTATGATGATTCTGATATTAGTGATAAAATAACTAAATCTGTAGCTGATAATTATGATTTGTACAGTCTTCAGAAGAATATAGATTTTATGGCTATGGAACAGGATATTTATTCCAAATACTACCATAATGATAATTCAAATGAAGTCCAGGCAGGACTAAATGTGCAGAATCTTAAAAATCAACTTGATGAAACAAAGTTAAATAAGACAATAACTCTCTGGAATTCTTATTATGATTTAAAGAACAAAGAGGATGCTGTACAAACTGTGCAAGCAACAGTAGATGCTGATCAGGCATCATACAATTCTACAGAAGCAAAATTAAATCAGGGTATAGTGACGAAGCTTGAGCTCGATTCAGCACAACTTACACTAAATAAGGATAAGTTAAATCTTGAGATGGCTGTGAACGACTATATGGTTGCAGTTGACACATATGAATATAATTTAAGTAATGAATAA